A genome region from Labilibaculum antarcticum includes the following:
- a CDS encoding hybrid sensor histidine kinase/response regulator: MKKDFQEVIPTVLVVDDNPKNIQIIALILRELNYKITIAVDGKTAIDLVDRVRPDLILLDIMMPGMDGFEACKIIKSKTKNENIPIIFLTALSEKVNIVKGFENGGVDYIVKPFNKEELISRIKTHLELKFARDEMQRMTTHLSELNSIKDKMFSVIGHDLRSPIGSMKMIIDNLLSKADKYADESLIDSVEILSKTSDEVFNLLENLLWWARSQSKAVVIYPENLELEQIVNSIYYLNKGSFKLKKINFKQVVDKDCTVLADINILKTILRNLLSNALKFTPEGGQITLEAYTSGEFVQISIIDTGVGIPADKIPLLFDEKGHLTTFGTNNESGSGLGLKLCGEFVKSSNGHIHVKSEIGLGSTFTIEIPKGITVD, encoded by the coding sequence ATGAAAAAAGATTTTCAAGAGGTGATTCCAACAGTATTAGTTGTAGACGATAATCCTAAGAATATTCAGATTATTGCCTTGATTCTTCGCGAATTAAATTATAAGATTACAATAGCTGTTGATGGGAAAACGGCTATCGATTTAGTTGATAGAGTTAGACCCGATTTAATACTATTGGATATTATGATGCCTGGTATGGATGGATTCGAAGCCTGCAAAATAATTAAATCAAAAACTAAAAATGAGAACATCCCAATAATTTTCCTTACGGCCCTAAGCGAAAAAGTGAATATTGTAAAAGGTTTTGAGAATGGCGGTGTTGACTATATCGTTAAACCGTTTAATAAAGAAGAGTTAATTAGCAGAATAAAGACTCATTTGGAATTAAAGTTTGCAAGGGATGAAATGCAACGGATGACTACCCATTTAAGTGAGTTAAATTCTATAAAGGATAAGATGTTCTCGGTAATAGGACATGATTTACGCTCACCTATTGGCAGCATGAAAATGATTATTGACAATCTTTTGAGCAAAGCAGACAAGTATGCAGATGAGAGCTTGATTGATTCTGTTGAAATACTGTCTAAAACTTCTGATGAAGTTTTCAACCTTCTTGAAAATTTATTGTGGTGGGCAAGATCGCAAAGTAAAGCTGTTGTTATTTATCCTGAAAATCTCGAATTGGAACAAATTGTAAACAGTATCTATTACCTTAATAAAGGCAGTTTTAAACTGAAAAAAATAAACTTCAAACAAGTTGTTGATAAGGATTGCACTGTTCTGGCAGATATTAATATTTTGAAGACAATTCTTCGTAATCTATTGTCTAATGCCTTGAAGTTCACGCCGGAAGGTGGTCAGATTACATTAGAAGCTTATACCTCAGGAGAATTTGTTCAAATTTCAATTATTGATACAGGGGTTGGTATTCCTGCCGATAAAATTCCCTTGTTGTTTGATGAAAAGGGACATTTAACCACATTCGGGACCAATAATGAATCTGGAAGTGGTTTGGGCTTAAAGCTTTGTGGAGAATTCGTTAAGTCAAGTAATGGCCATATTCATGTGAAAAGTGAAATTGGACTTGGAAGTACATTTACCATCGAAATACCAAAAGGGATAACAGTTGATTGA
- a CDS encoding response regulator transcription factor, with the protein MKKILIVDDKSSISMLLVQFLKERFKLETKSDGLEALAWLQQGNIPDLIITDLQMPNMDGIGLINSLKESGYFKHIPIIVLSSKDSSADRIQCLKLGAEDYMIKPFNPEELQLRIDKILNR; encoded by the coding sequence ATGAAAAAAATTTTAATTGTTGATGATAAGTCATCCATAAGCATGTTGTTAGTTCAATTCTTAAAAGAACGTTTTAAATTGGAGACAAAATCTGATGGTCTTGAAGCTCTTGCTTGGTTGCAGCAAGGAAACATTCCTGATTTGATTATTACAGATTTGCAAATGCCAAACATGGACGGTATCGGACTTATTAACAGTTTAAAAGAAAGTGGTTATTTTAAGCATATTCCAATAATTGTACTGAGTAGTAAAGACAGTAGTGCTGACCGTATTCAATGCTTAAAATTGGGAGCTGAAGATTACATGATAAAGCCATTTAATCCAGAAGAATTACAACTTCGCATTGATAAAATCTTAAATCGATAA
- a CDS encoding sugar transferase, which translates to MDNLIILYLSSDSTNKHSAITKGMVAEFFMVDNIFSANQWIKENELPDAVVCDKKLRGGNGFSFYDFWIEQFDPKSKIPFILIDDENNQDTIQKALQKGIDDVYSKPFTIEDLIPRILTLQKVKPLAKTQPRTSSTLPQAYKTPFFKRTFDIVSASLGLLLISPILILFVIAIRLESKGKVYYISKRVGSGYNVFDFYKLRSMFTDADKRLKELSHLNQYQNESTENTDEKDEAVKNTSVSELDHTDQMLIGDEEQVSEKEHILAKKQKQDSAFVKFENDPRITKVGQIIRKLSIDELPQLLNVIKGDMSIVGNRPLPLYEAELLTTDDWTERFHGPAGITGLWQVEARGKTSKMSPEERKSLDNKYSEIAKSPFSFWKDLWIIIRTIPAVFQKENV; encoded by the coding sequence ATGGACAACTTAATTATCCTATACCTCAGTTCCGATTCAACTAATAAGCACTCAGCAATAACTAAGGGTATGGTTGCTGAATTTTTCATGGTGGATAATATATTTTCTGCCAACCAGTGGATTAAAGAAAATGAATTGCCGGATGCTGTTGTTTGTGATAAAAAGCTACGTGGAGGCAATGGATTCTCTTTTTACGATTTTTGGATTGAACAGTTTGATCCAAAATCAAAAATTCCATTTATTCTTATTGACGATGAAAACAATCAGGATACAATTCAAAAAGCTTTGCAGAAAGGGATAGACGATGTTTATTCGAAGCCTTTTACTATTGAAGATCTTATTCCTCGAATACTAACCTTACAAAAGGTTAAACCTCTGGCAAAAACTCAGCCGAGAACAAGTTCGACACTACCGCAGGCCTACAAAACGCCATTTTTTAAAAGAACTTTTGATATTGTGTCTGCCTCATTAGGTTTATTACTCATATCTCCAATTCTGATTTTATTTGTCATTGCTATTCGCCTGGAATCTAAAGGGAAAGTATACTATATATCTAAAAGAGTTGGTTCAGGATACAATGTTTTTGATTTTTATAAACTTAGATCGATGTTTACTGATGCCGACAAACGTTTAAAGGAACTTTCACATTTGAATCAATATCAAAATGAATCAACTGAAAATACAGATGAAAAGGATGAAGCTGTAAAAAACACTTCTGTTTCGGAATTAGATCACACAGATCAGATGTTAATTGGAGATGAAGAACAGGTTTCTGAAAAAGAACATATTTTAGCTAAGAAACAAAAGCAAGATTCTGCCTTTGTGAAATTTGAAAATGATCCTCGAATTACTAAAGTTGGTCAGATTATTCGAAAATTAAGTATTGATGAGTTACCTCAATTACTTAATGTGATTAAGGGGGATATGTCGATAGTCGGAAATCGCCCTTTACCCCTTTACGAAGCTGAACTTTTAACAACCGATGATTGGACCGAACGATTTCATGGACCGGCTGGGATTACAGGCTTATGGCAAGTGGAAGCTCGTGGTAAAACAAGTAAAATGTCTCCGGAAGAAAGAAAATCTTTGGACAATAAATATTCTGAAATTGCAAAGAGTCCTTTCTCATTTTGGAAAGACCTTTGGATAATTATACGAACAATTCCAGCAGTATTTCAAAAAGAAAATGTTTAA
- a CDS encoding TolC family protein has translation MNRIIPLFFLFQFSISTSAVYSQNLDTLVDQVVQGSQITDMLLPLNYMQELAVENSPLLKFHDSEIIISKLKIRAEKRNWMSTLGFEASAKYGLFDNLIITEDLGTEQATSKTEQTRYSVGLFLKIPLNTVGDRTNVRQARAELEKRRYQKENSVKELRQLVIVQFNNVLKSNKSVEIRNKAFGFSNMQMISVEKDFVNGKINISEYTRVNDIKMNAELEFEKSKLELTMAIQILSEIVGKPVTTKN, from the coding sequence ATGAATAGAATAATTCCACTCTTTTTCTTATTTCAATTTTCTATATCGACAAGTGCTGTTTATTCCCAAAATTTAGATACGCTTGTTGATCAAGTTGTGCAAGGGAGTCAAATAACGGATATGTTATTACCTTTAAATTACATGCAGGAACTAGCAGTAGAAAATTCGCCACTATTAAAATTTCACGATTCTGAAATTATTATTAGTAAGCTGAAAATAAGAGCGGAGAAACGCAACTGGATGTCTACTCTTGGATTTGAAGCCAGTGCTAAATACGGTTTGTTTGATAATCTGATAATAACTGAAGACTTGGGAACAGAACAAGCTACTTCCAAAACAGAACAGACACGATATAGTGTTGGCTTATTTTTAAAAATTCCTTTAAACACTGTTGGTGATAGAACCAATGTAAGACAAGCTCGGGCAGAGTTAGAAAAGCGTAGGTATCAAAAAGAAAATAGTGTAAAGGAGTTGAGACAATTGGTTATTGTTCAGTTTAATAATGTATTAAAAAGTAATAAAAGTGTTGAAATTCGGAACAAAGCCTTCGGATTTTCGAACATGCAGATGATTAGTGTTGAAAAGGATTTTGTTAATGGTAAAATAAATATTTCGGAATATACACGTGTGAATGATATTAAAATGAATGCGGAGTTGGAGTTTGAAAAATCTAAACTTGAGCTGACAATGGCAATTCAGATATTAAGTGAAATTGTTGGCAAACCAGTAACAACTAAAAATTAG
- a CDS encoding GumC family protein — protein MNIIFFIRLLQKHLLLLAILPIVMVGVVFFLTQDQPKLYDSSTGIYTGIATGSSIVSLEESKLDLFGTRIAFDNLINLIKTKTTIEEVALRLLAKHLLLDGSTPDVILPKHYAELMELVPEKVKALVVKGNPEKTYRNLLAYKNLDHNNFVYELIHLNHRHYSSKEILKEIKVARVQSSDMVMISFNTDDPGICKNTLDLINEVFVRVYSDIKVNQSDAVVSYFLKEIGNSEDNLNVAEEELVEFNKAHNIINYYEQTRHIASEKEHFDLRYTEIKMNHMAVVSVLRLLENRMTKGNQRRLNSTEILALRKSLSEIEHRIWMKSNYAGVNELSSKQDSTDLVDLKGESMIIEQQLKKMVASQYEMDNSKEGLNGNTILDRWIEKIIEFESSKAQLEVGDQIKIEFDDLFKLYAPLGATMKRLERKIDVAEQKYLSLLESLNKAKLKQQNVELNSNLKIVTPPFFPIEARASKRKFLLIIAFMIGFVIPVFFIIVLEFIDSSIKTVVRAEDMIGMNVLSMFPNLLLKNKNTDLELVKNKTLNVLVRKLLLLKSVNQEDKKTVQVSVFSNQKGEGKSFVFDMLVDRLHNLGYKVLSLQNGNADETKSSTFYNYSITPGFHKIKNISELCGESSQIKKEDFDYVFVELPGIMNDSYPVELVSDSDYSIMFVRANRAWSLADQNSLKDYASVSKEDSIKVLLNGVELPEMETILGDLPKERSFIRRIGKNVLRLRFYTKKNIS, from the coding sequence TTGAATATAATCTTCTTCATACGACTACTTCAAAAGCACTTATTATTGTTAGCTATTTTACCAATAGTTATGGTAGGTGTTGTGTTCTTCTTGACTCAGGATCAACCTAAATTGTATGATTCAAGTACCGGTATTTATACAGGTATTGCGACAGGTTCATCAATTGTTTCTCTAGAAGAATCTAAGTTGGATTTATTCGGGACAAGAATTGCATTCGATAATTTAATCAATTTAATAAAAACAAAAACAACCATTGAAGAAGTTGCTTTGCGATTATTAGCTAAACACTTGCTTTTAGATGGATCAACGCCTGATGTGATTTTACCAAAACATTATGCAGAGTTAATGGAGTTGGTTCCAGAAAAGGTAAAAGCTTTAGTTGTTAAAGGGAACCCAGAAAAAACCTATCGGAATTTATTGGCTTATAAGAATTTAGATCACAACAATTTTGTTTATGAATTGATTCACTTAAACCATAGACATTATAGTAGCAAGGAGATTCTTAAAGAAATTAAAGTAGCTAGAGTACAATCTAGTGATATGGTTATGATTTCGTTCAATACAGATGACCCAGGGATTTGTAAAAATACACTTGATTTAATTAATGAGGTCTTTGTGCGAGTATACTCCGATATAAAAGTAAATCAATCGGATGCTGTTGTTAGTTACTTTTTGAAAGAGATAGGAAATTCAGAGGATAATTTAAACGTTGCTGAAGAGGAGTTGGTAGAGTTTAATAAGGCTCACAATATTATTAATTACTACGAACAAACCCGACATATTGCATCAGAAAAAGAACATTTTGATCTTAGATATACCGAAATTAAAATGAACCATATGGCCGTTGTGTCGGTTCTTCGTCTTTTGGAAAATAGAATGACTAAGGGGAATCAAAGGAGATTGAATAGTACTGAAATATTGGCTTTACGAAAGAGTCTATCGGAAATTGAGCATCGCATTTGGATGAAATCAAACTATGCAGGAGTAAATGAATTGAGTTCCAAACAAGATTCAACAGACTTGGTAGACTTGAAGGGCGAATCGATGATTATTGAGCAACAGCTAAAAAAAATGGTTGCGTCTCAATACGAAATGGATAATAGTAAGGAAGGATTAAATGGAAATACGATATTGGATCGTTGGATTGAAAAGATTATTGAGTTTGAATCTTCAAAAGCTCAATTGGAAGTTGGTGATCAAATTAAAATAGAATTTGATGATTTATTCAAATTATATGCGCCTTTGGGGGCAACAATGAAAAGACTGGAACGTAAAATCGATGTTGCTGAACAAAAATATTTATCCCTATTAGAGAGTTTAAACAAAGCAAAGTTAAAGCAACAAAATGTCGAGCTGAATTCAAATCTTAAAATTGTAACACCTCCATTTTTCCCTATTGAAGCAAGAGCGAGTAAAAGAAAATTCCTTTTGATAATTGCATTCATGATTGGATTTGTGATTCCTGTATTTTTTATCATCGTATTGGAATTTATAGACTCAAGTATTAAGACAGTAGTAAGGGCCGAAGACATGATTGGAATGAACGTTTTGTCAATGTTTCCAAATTTATTGTTGAAAAATAAGAATACGGATTTGGAACTGGTGAAAAACAAAACCTTAAATGTTCTTGTACGAAAGTTATTGTTATTGAAATCTGTTAATCAGGAAGATAAAAAAACAGTTCAAGTAAGCGTATTTAGTAATCAGAAGGGGGAAGGAAAAAGCTTTGTGTTTGATATGTTGGTAGACCGTTTGCATAATTTAGGTTATAAAGTTTTGTCTTTACAAAATGGAAATGCTGATGAAACCAAATCAAGTACTTTCTACAATTATTCAATTACTCCTGGTTTTCACAAGATTAAAAATATCAGCGAATTATGTGGCGAGTCTAGTCAAATTAAAAAGGAAGATTTTGATTATGTATTTGTTGAGTTGCCGGGGATAATGAATGATTCATATCCTGTAGAACTCGTTAGTGATTCTGATTATTCGATTATGTTCGTGCGTGCAAATAGAGCTTGGTCACTTGCCGATCAGAATTCGCTAAAAGATTATGCGTCGGTTTCAAAAGAAGATTCCATTAAAGTGTTATTGAATGGTGTAGAATTACCCGAAATGGAAACTATTTTAGGTGATCTTCCAAAGGAAAGATCTTTTATCCGAAGGATCGGGAAAAATGTATTAAGACTAAGGTTTTATACTAAAAAAAATATTTCATAA
- a CDS encoding oligosaccharide flippase family protein, with product MKVNQLKVGAILSYVVMGLSNLVGLLYTPYLLRMMGQSEYGLYSLVASVVAYLTILDLGFGNTIIRYTAKFRSEGKTEEQYSMFGMFVILYSFIGFIVFIFGMILYYNIDKLYGATLTLEELDKVHTLVLLMVFNLVFTFPVSIFGSIVTAYEKFIFQKVIQIVRIILNTLIMIALLKMGYRAIGMVVLITIFNVVTQLVNLWYCKYRIKIKLYFKKFEWGFFKELAGYSFYIFLGAIIDRMYWSTGQLVLGANVGTAAVAIFAVGIQLEQMYMGFSTAISGVFLPKVTAMVSKSESNKEISDLFIRTGRIQFIVMAFVLAGFVLFGRQFIHLWAGEDYSDTYIITLLFFIPLTIPLIQNLGITILQARNRIKFRALLYLGIAVFSVALQLLLVEKYGGIGCAIAISAGLILGHILIMNIYYFKRQEIDIPKFWREIGKMSISPLILGILTFLIIQKFQLDSVISLSIGIVLFSIVYLPLFWFTSMNKYERDLLYKPIQSVMLKLKSQAGLPPKA from the coding sequence ATGAAGGTAAATCAATTAAAAGTTGGAGCGATATTATCCTATGTAGTAATGGGGTTAAGCAATCTGGTTGGATTGCTATATACACCTTACCTTTTGCGCATGATGGGACAGAGTGAATATGGTCTTTATTCACTTGTTGCATCGGTAGTTGCTTATCTAACTATTCTTGATTTAGGCTTCGGAAATACTATTATAAGATATACGGCCAAATTTCGTTCTGAAGGGAAGACCGAGGAACAATATTCCATGTTTGGAATGTTTGTGATTCTCTATTCTTTTATAGGTTTTATTGTCTTTATTTTTGGTATGATATTGTATTACAATATCGATAAATTGTATGGGGCGACATTAACTTTAGAGGAATTAGATAAGGTGCACACTCTTGTTTTGCTTATGGTTTTTAACCTTGTCTTTACTTTTCCTGTTAGTATATTCGGGTCTATTGTTACTGCATATGAGAAGTTTATTTTTCAGAAAGTAATTCAGATTGTTCGGATTATACTAAATACCTTAATCATGATTGCTCTTTTAAAAATGGGATATCGAGCAATTGGAATGGTTGTTTTAATTACAATATTTAATGTGGTTACTCAACTAGTGAATTTATGGTATTGCAAGTATCGAATTAAGATCAAATTGTATTTTAAAAAATTCGAATGGGGATTTTTTAAAGAATTGGCAGGATATTCTTTTTACATCTTTTTAGGTGCGATTATAGACCGTATGTATTGGAGTACCGGGCAACTTGTTTTAGGTGCTAATGTTGGTACTGCAGCAGTAGCTATTTTTGCTGTGGGAATTCAATTGGAGCAGATGTATATGGGATTCTCAACAGCTATTTCTGGTGTTTTTCTTCCGAAAGTAACAGCTATGGTTTCTAAATCAGAATCCAATAAAGAAATTTCAGATTTATTTATACGTACCGGCAGAATCCAGTTTATTGTTATGGCATTTGTACTTGCAGGATTCGTTTTATTTGGACGTCAATTTATCCATTTGTGGGCTGGAGAGGATTACTCGGATACATATATTATCACATTATTATTTTTTATTCCACTAACCATTCCTCTGATTCAGAATTTGGGAATTACAATTTTACAGGCTCGTAATCGAATTAAATTTCGGGCGCTGTTGTATTTAGGGATAGCAGTTTTTAGTGTTGCATTACAATTATTATTGGTGGAAAAATACGGTGGAATAGGTTGTGCTATCGCTATTAGCGCTGGTTTGATTCTGGGACATATTTTGATCATGAATATCTATTATTTCAAACGTCAGGAAATTGATATTCCTAAATTTTGGAGAGAAATAGGTAAGATGTCTATTTCACCTCTCATTTTGGGAATACTCACATTTTTAATTATTCAAAAATTTCAATTAGACTCCGTTATAAGCCTTTCAATAGGAATTGTCTTATTCTCGATAGTGTATCTTCCTTTGTTTTGGTTTACATCCATGAATAAGTATGAACGTGATTTATTATACAAACCAATTCAATCAGTGATGCTTAAATTAAAATCCCAAGCAGGATTACCACCAAAAGCGTAA
- a CDS encoding nitroreductase family protein, whose translation MASFKDKIKNLLPQKLLYMYYLKTAKKACMYDIKRRVHDKVYNDSNAEKVKRDLALAYHIVEKGLTMPEPRPGFGKAVVLSLIGTVEKYLELNLPNNDLEFTQSVSVLKEYLEFHDDINFQLDIELAGKLENIKSQFPNVEGLKQIKISKKDYFSNINESFEKFCKSRYSVRNYTNEEIPLPLLYDCIDLAQRSPSFCNRQPSRVHIVKSAENKKAILEIQNGNRGFGHLAETLLLVSSVISTTKDIHERFENHLNGGLFSMTLLNALHFNEIGACSLNWSVSEDKDLKLRSIIDIPENEVVLMIIACGYLPDEFAIASSPRKSAQEITVAH comes from the coding sequence ATGGCATCGTTTAAAGACAAAATAAAGAACCTGTTGCCTCAGAAACTATTATACATGTATTATCTGAAAACAGCGAAAAAAGCTTGCATGTATGATATTAAAAGACGTGTTCACGATAAGGTTTACAATGACTCCAACGCTGAGAAGGTGAAAAGGGATTTGGCTCTTGCATATCATATTGTTGAGAAAGGATTGACCATGCCGGAACCACGACCTGGTTTTGGAAAAGCTGTTGTTTTGAGCCTTATTGGTACGGTTGAAAAATATTTGGAGCTGAATTTACCGAATAACGATTTGGAGTTCACTCAATCTGTTTCAGTATTAAAAGAATACTTGGAATTTCATGATGATATTAATTTTCAGTTGGACATTGAATTAGCAGGGAAATTAGAAAATATCAAATCGCAATTTCCAAATGTTGAAGGTTTAAAACAGATCAAAATCAGTAAAAAAGATTATTTTTCAAATATAAATGAGTCGTTTGAAAAGTTCTGTAAATCAAGATATTCAGTTCGGAATTATACCAATGAGGAAATACCTCTGCCTTTATTGTATGATTGTATTGATCTGGCACAAAGGTCACCCTCTTTTTGTAACCGACAGCCTAGTCGTGTACATATCGTAAAATCTGCTGAAAATAAAAAAGCAATTCTTGAAATACAGAATGGAAACAGAGGTTTTGGACACTTAGCTGAAACTTTACTGCTTGTAAGTTCTGTGATATCAACCACCAAAGATATTCACGAGAGGTTTGAAAATCATTTAAATGGAGGCCTGTTTAGTATGACCTTATTGAATGCATTGCATTTTAATGAAATTGGTGCTTGCTCTTTAAACTGGAGTGTTTCAGAGGATAAGGATTTAAAATTGCGATCGATAATTGATATTCCCGAGAATGAGGTTGTTTTGATGATTATTGCATGTGGTTATCTGCCAGATGAATTTGCGATTGCATCTTCACCAAGGAAAAGTGCGCAGGAAATTACCGTTGCTCACTAA
- a CDS encoding polysaccharide pyruvyl transferase family protein: MKIGIITLPFNWNYGGILQTYALQSALKKIGHESYTINRNTEPMSLKLKVLSYIRRSILKTLFRKDVVVRTWPTKEEEKTIRQHTDRFIRENIKITDLLKSEKEFKNLAKYDFSAYVIGSDQVWRPKYSPIIENHFLKFIPSNDKSKRIAYAASFGVDNWEFTPSQTKACADLAKQFDSISVREDSGVALCKKHLNVDADVTLDPTLLIDKEEYIKLVGKDGIPKLSGTLLNYILDLSPDKKKILDQAIEELGIKPVSIMPKGTFRESGKNRLDDCICPPVTNWLRGFMDAEFVITDSFHGTVFSIIFNKPFLAIGNAKRGITRFSSLLKILGLEDRLILKYDESILEKIKTPIDYEKVNRILNIKKKEAYQFLEKSLSN, translated from the coding sequence ATGAAAATAGGAATTATAACACTGCCGTTTAATTGGAACTATGGAGGGATACTGCAAACATATGCTTTGCAATCTGCATTAAAGAAAATTGGGCACGAGTCTTATACTATAAACAGGAATACAGAACCAATGTCTTTAAAGCTTAAGGTTCTTTCTTATATAAGGAGATCAATACTGAAGACTTTGTTTCGGAAGGATGTTGTTGTTCGAACCTGGCCTACCAAAGAGGAAGAGAAAACGATAAGACAGCATACAGATCGTTTTATACGCGAAAATATCAAGATCACAGATTTACTAAAATCAGAAAAAGAGTTTAAGAATCTGGCCAAGTACGATTTTAGCGCTTATGTTATTGGAAGTGATCAGGTTTGGAGACCAAAATATTCACCAATAATTGAAAATCACTTTTTAAAGTTTATACCTTCAAATGATAAAAGTAAGCGCATAGCCTATGCCGCTTCATTTGGTGTAGATAACTGGGAGTTTACCCCAAGTCAAACTAAAGCTTGCGCTGATTTGGCAAAGCAATTTGATTCTATTTCGGTAAGGGAAGATTCCGGAGTTGCACTTTGTAAAAAACATCTAAATGTTGATGCTGATGTTACACTGGATCCAACCTTGTTAATTGATAAAGAAGAATACATTAAGCTGGTTGGAAAAGATGGAATTCCAAAATTATCAGGGACTCTTTTAAATTACATTTTAGATCTGTCACCAGATAAAAAGAAGATTCTTGATCAAGCTATTGAAGAATTAGGTATTAAACCTGTTTCAATCATGCCAAAAGGTACTTTTCGTGAGTCGGGGAAAAATAGACTGGATGATTGTATTTGTCCTCCGGTTACAAATTGGCTACGTGGGTTTATGGATGCTGAATTTGTGATTACCGATTCCTTCCATGGGACGGTATTTTCTATCATTTTTAATAAACCATTTCTTGCTATTGGTAATGCGAAACGAGGTATAACTCGTTTTAGTTCATTACTTAAGATTCTTGGTTTAGAAGACCGGTTAATATTGAAATATGACGAGAGTATTTTAGAAAAGATAAAAACACCAATTGATTACGAAAAAGTTAATAGAATACTCAATATAAAGAAAAAAGAAGCATATCAATTTTTAGAAAAATCATTAAGTAATTGA
- a CDS encoding O-antigen ligase family protein produces the protein MDNIFEEKHGNQLLKKPQYLFGMLLLMLIIGYVVAKGGMVSGIGILAMPIIVSYVYLIFAIPKTGIIGIYILNFVAIGIVRYVKGVPLGLTIDAQFLLIYLALFFKSFFYKIPWSNAKNDLVLLAAIWYGYALVQMVNPEAASRVAWFYAMRSVSLYMLFTVPLIFILFNKKKDLELLFKIWAILSILGTIKGIFQKNFGVDPFEQAWLDAGNASTHLLFGKLRVFSFYSDAGQFGAAQGHAGVVFLILALNQKRSRQLKIFYIVAGVLGLYGLLISGTRGAIAVPVMGFALYTVLRKQIKVVALGAIMGISLLVFFKYTTIAQGNPTVRRMRTAFDPNNPSLLVRLENQRKLKSYLASRPLGGGIGSAGNWGLRFTPNTFLARTPTDSWYVMIWAEQGIVGLMLHLFILFYILSKSVYIIMFKLKDEEIKAMMSALVSGLFGIMAASYGNGVLGQMPTGLLIYSSMAYLFLGKKLEEENIALNSKEQLELSQSNK, from the coding sequence ATGGACAATATTTTTGAAGAAAAACATGGTAATCAGCTTTTAAAAAAGCCACAATATCTTTTCGGTATGCTTCTGCTCATGCTGATAATTGGTTATGTGGTTGCTAAAGGTGGTATGGTATCTGGAATTGGAATTCTGGCTATGCCAATTATTGTTAGCTATGTTTATCTCATTTTTGCCATTCCAAAAACCGGAATAATTGGTATTTATATTTTAAATTTTGTTGCCATTGGAATTGTTCGATACGTGAAGGGTGTTCCACTTGGATTAACTATCGATGCGCAGTTTTTATTGATTTATTTAGCCCTGTTCTTTAAGAGTTTTTTTTATAAAATACCATGGAGTAATGCAAAGAATGATCTTGTTCTTCTAGCCGCTATTTGGTATGGATATGCACTCGTTCAAATGGTAAATCCTGAGGCAGCAAGTCGTGTTGCCTGGTTTTATGCTATGCGAAGTGTGTCCTTATACATGCTTTTTACAGTTCCATTGATATTTATCCTTTTCAATAAGAAAAAGGATTTGGAATTGCTGTTTAAAATATGGGCTATTCTGTCAATCTTAGGAACAATTAAAGGCATATTTCAGAAGAATTTTGGTGTTGATCCATTCGAACAAGCTTGGCTCGATGCAGGGAATGCAAGCACTCATCTTCTATTCGGTAAACTCCGGGTATTTTCTTTTTATTCCGATGCCGGGCAATTTGGTGCCGCACAAGGTCATGCAGGAGTCGTATTTCTAATCCTAGCACTAAATCAGAAGCGTTCACGACAGCTTAAAATATTTTATATCGTAGCGGGAGTATTGGGTTTGTACGGATTATTGATATCTGGAACCCGGGGAGCAATTGCTGTACCAGTAATGGGATTTGCACTTTACACCGTGTTAAGAAAGCAGATAAAAGTAGTTGCTTTAGGTGCTATCATGGGAATTAGTCTGTTGGTATTTTTTAAATACACCACAATCGCGCAAGGGAATCCTACGGTTCGAAGAATGAGAACCGCATTCGATCCGAATAATCCTTCGCTGTTGGTTCGACTTGAGAATCAAAGGAAATTGAAATCATATTTGGCATCTCGGCCTTTGGGCGGAGGGATAGGTTCTGCCGGTAATTGGGGATTACGTTTTACACCTAATACATTTTTGGCCAGAACACCAACCGATAGTTGGTATGTAATGATATGGGCAGAACAAGGTATAGTTGGATTAATGCTACACTTATTCATATTGTTTTACATCCTGTCAAAATCTGTATATATAATAATGTTTAAGCTCAAAGATGAGGAGATAAAAGCAATGATGAGTGCTCTGGTGAGTGGGCTTTTCGGCATTATGGCCGCATCTTATGGCAATGGAGTGTTGGGACAAATGCCAACAGGTTTATTAATATATTCCAGTATGGCCTACTTGTTCTTAGGCAAGAAGTTGGAAGAGGAAAATATAGCTCTAAACTCGAAAGAGCAACTTGAGTTATCTCAAAGCAATAAATAG